A single window of Halobacterium jilantaiense DNA harbors:
- a CDS encoding HalOD1 output domain-containing protein, which translates to MTDANYDAGVGTDADPVIRSRERGESVSESVVLAVSEATDTDPLEMARLADVLDPDALDALFPGDDGTGTLSFRFNGCDVTVHSDGYTVVSQSDGAQL; encoded by the coding sequence ATGACTGATGCAAACTACGACGCCGGCGTGGGAACCGACGCTGACCCAGTGATACGCAGCCGCGAGCGCGGCGAGTCAGTCTCGGAGAGCGTAGTTCTCGCGGTCAGCGAGGCGACCGACACGGACCCTCTGGAGATGGCGCGGCTCGCGGACGTCCTCGACCCGGACGCCCTCGACGCGCTCTTCCCCGGTGACGACGGCACGGGAACGCTGTCGTTTCGCTTCAACGGCTGTGACGTGACGGTCCACTCCGACGGCTACACGGTCGTCTCGCAGTCAGACGGGGCACAGCTCTGA
- the folP gene encoding dihydropteroate synthase has product MRTVDAAGLPIGDGHPPRIMGVLNVSEESPYDPSVYDDPDEAAAYVEEELIGQGADIVDVGLESANKDFDVLTADQELDRLETAIETIERVEGDAVFSIETRYSEVADEALSRGFDMVNDVCGFADPEMPEVCEAHDVAVAKMASPPDLERPGAVEDVDDIYDALSLNGFTDKTIVDPAFGGWSEAKTLEDDRETFDRLREFRGYGYPILVSINRKNFLREVAGRDTEGALPVSLAATSMAVERGAHVIRTHDVAETRDAALIGHEFTRQRASTDHAEELDVTTVREAQRHVDDVDGDSAAAASGVARAFEVEGLDDDDRAALADAGLAVTGTDAVVVAGTAAELRAAGRSLSDENGVLGALAATLREAGN; this is encoded by the coding sequence ATGCGAACCGTCGACGCCGCCGGACTGCCCATCGGCGACGGCCACCCGCCGCGCATCATGGGCGTGCTGAACGTCTCAGAGGAGTCGCCGTACGACCCGAGCGTCTACGACGACCCCGACGAGGCGGCGGCCTACGTCGAGGAAGAGCTCATCGGACAGGGTGCGGACATCGTCGACGTCGGCCTGGAGTCCGCGAACAAGGACTTCGACGTGCTCACCGCGGACCAGGAACTCGACCGCCTGGAGACGGCAATCGAGACCATCGAGCGCGTCGAGGGCGACGCCGTCTTCTCCATCGAGACCCGGTACAGCGAGGTCGCCGACGAGGCGCTCTCCCGGGGCTTCGACATGGTCAACGACGTCTGCGGGTTCGCCGACCCGGAGATGCCCGAGGTATGCGAGGCCCACGACGTGGCCGTCGCGAAGATGGCGAGTCCGCCGGACCTCGAACGCCCGGGGGCCGTCGAGGACGTCGACGACATCTACGACGCGCTCTCCCTGAACGGCTTCACCGACAAGACCATCGTCGACCCGGCGTTCGGCGGCTGGAGCGAGGCGAAGACCCTCGAAGACGACCGGGAGACCTTCGACCGCCTGCGGGAGTTCCGCGGGTACGGCTACCCCATTCTGGTCTCCATCAACCGGAAGAACTTCCTCCGGGAGGTCGCCGGGCGCGACACCGAGGGAGCGCTGCCCGTCTCGCTGGCCGCCACGTCGATGGCGGTCGAACGCGGCGCACACGTGATTCGCACCCACGACGTGGCCGAGACCCGGGACGCGGCGCTCATCGGCCACGAGTTCACGCGGCAGCGCGCGAGCACCGACCACGCCGAGGAGCTGGACGTGACGACTGTTCGGGAGGCCCAGCGCCACGTCGACGACGTGGACGGCGACAGCGCGGCGGCGGCGTCGGGCGTCGCGCGCGCCTTCGAGGTCGAAGGGCTGGACGACGACGACCGGGCCGCGCTCGCTGACGCCGGGCTCGCGGTCACCGGCACCGACGCCGTGGTGGTGGCTGGCACGGCCGCCGAACTTCGGGCGGCTGGCCGGTCGCTCTCCGACGAGAACGGCGTTCTCGGGGCCCTCGCGGCCACCCTGCGGGAAGCCGGTAACTAA
- a CDS encoding 6-hydroxymethylpterin diphosphokinase MptE-like protein produces MEYDDWLPVYDAVLDDFGYDRAGDERARDVLAEFVGDFDVARLDCTGETVAVAGGAPSLADETALAADADRVFAASTAVDVLTDSGVDTDLMVTDLDKNPETARRLTESGTPVAAHAHGDNVPAVREHVPTFDTDHVLGTTQAEPVGPVRNFGGFTDGDRAAFLADHLGAETLVFPGWDFDDPDVDAEKAQKLDWAERLLYWLETLRGDDFDVLDGRRDGIDAVP; encoded by the coding sequence ATGGAGTACGACGACTGGCTGCCGGTGTACGACGCCGTCCTCGACGACTTCGGCTACGACCGCGCCGGCGACGAGCGGGCGCGAGACGTGCTCGCCGAGTTCGTCGGGGATTTCGACGTAGCTCGTCTCGACTGCACCGGGGAGACGGTGGCAGTCGCCGGGGGTGCCCCGTCACTCGCCGACGAAACCGCGCTCGCGGCCGACGCCGACCGCGTGTTCGCCGCGTCGACGGCGGTCGACGTCCTCACCGACTCGGGAGTCGACACCGACCTGATGGTCACAGACCTCGACAAGAACCCGGAGACTGCTCGCCGACTCACCGAATCGGGGACGCCGGTCGCGGCGCACGCCCACGGCGACAACGTCCCGGCCGTCCGCGAACACGTCCCGACCTTCGATACCGACCACGTCCTCGGGACGACGCAGGCCGAACCGGTCGGCCCGGTCCGGAACTTCGGCGGGTTCACGGACGGCGACCGGGCGGCGTTCCTCGCCGACCACCTCGGCGCGGAGACGCTGGTGTTCCCGGGCTGGGACTTCGACGACCCCGACGTGGACGCGGAGAAGGCCCAGAAGCTCGACTGGGCCGAACGACTGCTGTACTGGCTCGAAACGCTGCGCGGCGACGATTTCGACGTCCTCGACGGCCGCCGCGACGGCATCGACGCCGTTCCGTGA
- a CDS encoding RNA methyltransferase, producing the protein MSDRDDAGGDRTPPAVAIVDAKTSGNVGTIARAMKNFGFEDLLLVDPPYLGRDSEAYGFAGHAREDVLPEARELTFDELAAEFHTVGFTAITNEDATSHTRFPFRTPAELGESLADVDAPTALVFGRERVGLTNDELAQLDEVGAIPASADYPVMNLGQAATVALYELRDLAMRETQLPDIERHRADEAEIEQFYEHAAEFLDAVDYPEEKREKTMRMLRRMLGRTHPTGREINTVHGLLRRAENRIE; encoded by the coding sequence ATGAGTGACCGCGACGACGCAGGCGGCGACCGGACGCCGCCCGCAGTCGCAATCGTCGACGCGAAGACCTCCGGGAACGTCGGCACCATCGCTCGGGCGATGAAGAACTTCGGGTTCGAGGACCTCCTCCTCGTGGACCCGCCGTACCTCGGCCGGGACTCCGAGGCCTACGGGTTCGCGGGCCACGCCCGCGAGGACGTCCTCCCCGAGGCCCGCGAACTCACGTTCGACGAACTCGCCGCGGAGTTCCACACGGTCGGCTTCACCGCCATCACGAACGAGGACGCGACGAGCCACACGCGGTTCCCGTTCCGGACGCCCGCCGAACTCGGCGAGAGTCTGGCGGACGTGGACGCGCCGACGGCGCTCGTGTTCGGCCGGGAGCGCGTCGGCCTGACGAACGACGAACTCGCGCAGCTCGACGAGGTCGGCGCGATTCCCGCGAGCGCGGACTACCCGGTGATGAACCTCGGGCAGGCCGCGACCGTCGCCCTGTACGAACTCCGTGACCTCGCGATGCGCGAGACGCAACTCCCGGATATCGAACGCCACCGCGCCGACGAGGCGGAAATCGAGCAGTTCTACGAGCACGCCGCCGAGTTCCTCGACGCGGTCGACTACCCGGAGGAGAAACGCGAGAAGACCATGCGGATGCTCCGCCGGATGCTCGGCCGCACGCACCCGACAGGCCGAGAGATAAACACGGTCCACGGGCTGCTGCGGCGCGCCGAGAACCGAATCGAGTGA
- a CDS encoding quinone oxidoreductase family protein, which translates to MLAIEVSEFGDDSVLQQVEREQPEPGPGEVLLDVEAVGVNFADVMQRRGHYHGGPEPPYVPGMEAAGTIEATGDGVDREPGERVVAMLDGGGYAEYATAPAQALFDVPESISFAEAAGFPVQFLTAYLCLHDWGGLDEDDDVLVQAAAGGVGTAAVQLASKHGAEVYGTASTTEKLELAERLGCDHPINYTETDFAEETADLTDGEGLDLILDGVGGDTFRESVDALAPFGTIVAYGAASGEPGTVDSATLLFGNKSVEGFHLGRATQLDPERVFAAVPELSAMLASGDLEVVVGQTFDLADAVDAHRALENRETTGKVVLEP; encoded by the coding sequence GTGCTAGCAATCGAAGTCTCCGAGTTCGGCGACGACAGTGTCCTCCAGCAAGTGGAGCGCGAGCAGCCCGAGCCCGGCCCCGGCGAGGTGCTGCTCGACGTCGAGGCCGTCGGCGTGAACTTCGCCGACGTGATGCAGCGCCGCGGCCACTACCACGGCGGCCCCGAGCCGCCCTACGTCCCCGGTATGGAAGCCGCGGGCACCATCGAAGCGACCGGCGACGGCGTCGACCGCGAGCCCGGCGAGCGCGTCGTCGCGATGCTCGACGGCGGCGGGTACGCCGAGTACGCGACCGCGCCCGCGCAGGCCCTCTTCGACGTGCCGGAGTCCATCTCGTTCGCGGAAGCCGCGGGCTTCCCCGTGCAGTTCCTCACGGCGTACCTCTGTCTCCACGACTGGGGCGGCCTCGACGAGGACGACGACGTGCTCGTGCAGGCCGCCGCTGGCGGTGTCGGGACGGCGGCCGTCCAGCTCGCGAGCAAGCACGGTGCCGAGGTGTACGGCACCGCGAGCACGACCGAGAAGCTCGAACTCGCAGAGCGACTGGGCTGTGACCACCCCATCAACTACACGGAGACCGACTTCGCCGAGGAGACGGCCGACCTCACAGACGGCGAGGGGCTGGACCTGATTCTCGACGGCGTGGGCGGCGACACCTTCCGGGAGAGCGTCGACGCGCTCGCGCCGTTCGGGACCATCGTCGCGTACGGCGCTGCCTCCGGGGAGCCGGGCACCGTCGACTCCGCGACACTACTGTTCGGGAACAAGTCCGTCGAGGGCTTCCACCTCGGTCGTGCGACCCAACTCGACCCCGAACGCGTGTTTGCGGCCGTTCCCGAGCTCTCGGCGATGCTCGCGTCCGGCGACCTCGAAGTCGTCGTCGGGCAGACGTTCGATCTCGCCGACGCGGTCGACGCCCACCGCGCACTGGAGAACCGGGAGACGACCGGAAAGGTCGTTCTGGAGCCGTAG